The DNA segment GTGCCTAGAATTATAAATACAGAAAGCAATTATGATATGCAATTATGCAATTATGAGTAGTGCAACTCTTCTCTTCTTACACTTTGTTAAAGTTACTAAAGCAAAGCTACAAGTGAAGATAAGCTTTTAATGAATTCACTAGTCTTTCTCAGTGCATCATGTCAGTCCTGATGTGTCAGAGGTTTGTAATCAAAGCATCGGCACCTTATCACAAAAGGTCTTGTTTTCAGTATCTTCTCATTGATAATCAGTATTTAATGTATGTTTATCACTGCAAATATGTCATGTCACGTTGCAGACTGGACCATCTCCCTGAAGAAACAGTGGTTCAGGGTCACGTAGGGTCATCCAGATCGTTGATGTTCGCACCAAAGCTATCAGCATCTCCATACACGAGCTGCCACAAGGTGATGGATTCATCATGACACAATGACACTAAACTACACACTCTGCAAGACGCTGATGTTTTACGGGTTCTGCCTCTGTTTTGTATCATGAAACTTCTTCACCAGTGACAGAATGAACACACGTGCAGGAAATAATATTATGACTGTGATGTAATAATAATCAACCCACACACAGTTTTTATTAGGTTCACAGTTTGGTCAGGTCCtgacaaaataatgacaatgtTGATAATATACACTTTTAAGCTCAATGGCTTATCATAAGAGAACcaaaatatatttattatattatgcaGATTATATCAGTGATTATGTCTCTATGTTCCATCTGCTGTGGTCAGAAGTGGAATGTTTtgagactgtctgtctgtcttctattTTTGGGAACACATTCTCTCAGGAACAATGTGCTGGAATTTCTTGAAATTTAGCACAAACTTTCACTTGGAGTCAAGACTTGTCTGGTTGTAATTTGGTGGTTCAAAGGTCAATGTCAGGCTGACTTGACACAAGTAATTTGTGGCCATGACTTAAAAAttaattgaattaagaaaatactGATTTAATACTATCAAACATGTCAACATATGGAGAACATCCATCAAAAAATACAATAAGTACCTCGAGTATATAACGACTCTGGATGTAAACTATAACCTTGGTTGTAGTTTTTATTGTACCAGTTCTTATGAGAGGTTGTCAAGGAAAAGGTTTTTTTGAGGTTAGAGTGGAGACACAGTATTTCCCAGTTTTTCTGTTCCTCTTCTTTGTTAAATCTCTTCTCTTTGTGCCTTTCTACTTATCACCATTAATATTCAACATGCCATgatgtatgtttttatatgaaTGACAGTATAATAACTTCCTTACCTTTGCCTTTTCGTGTTTTTTTAGGAATCTGTaaagttctgtccatcctcagtccgaGACTGGCACTGTCCAGTGTGTCTGCAGACCGCCAGTTTCCCAGTCCAGACCAACTGTGGCCATTTATTTTGTGGTacgaaatcacacacacacacacgcacgcacgcacgcacgcacacacacacacacacacacacacacacacacacacactggctgcTTTCCTGGTTCTGCAGTGGTGTCAGATCAGACTTGGTTTGCTCTTTCATCAGTGCACCTGTTCATGCCATCATCTCTAAGaggatttaattatttaatttttgctcACCTGTTACGTCACATCTTTTCATCTTTgatgatttttttcatttcagtcatTGGTTGATCAGCGATCAGCATCAGTGTGTTTCAGGGAGATGTGTCTCAGTGTTTGAGGTCTGCCTGCTGGTTGTCAATAATTTACTGTTGCCACAGTCTAGTCACTCCAGACTCTGCTTTTCACCTGACAGCTTGAGGATTCTGTTACAAAAGATGTGGTGAAATTCATTGATCCAAACACTTAGGCATCACTTAGGTGTTCACACcatacttttaaattcattcagTTCTTCATCCATTTTCTGTAACCATTTAATCCTTTGGAGGGAATGAAGGTGGGGCACACCCTGGACATAGGACCAGTTCTTCACATTACTGATGTGCCATCATGGTCAGGTCTCCCTTAAAAAAGATCTTGATCTCAAGAaactacctggttaaataaagtttgaatttaaaaaaagtcaCAGGTCCAACATATAgggatgaacaaccattcactgtctTCATCCCCTAGAATGTGTAGTATAATCATATAATCACTGACTCCTAACAGGAGTAATATACAGCAGTATGTCACTCTAACATGGACTACAGCACAAAGCCAGCTCGAACATTTTGATTACTCCTGTAGACATTTTATTGACACACACTCATCATAGAATGAGTCAAAGGTGTCCTTCCGAGAAGCTCAATGATTGCACCTTACGAGAAGGAAGTCAGACTGGTGCTGTGTTGTACGTGATGTAAAAGGATCTTCGGGAGTGGTTCTGACACCATGTCTGATGTACACCTCTTTAACCTTGATATTATCTGTCACAGATAAGGATTCTTTGTCTTTTCAAGCACACTCTCCGTCTCATCTGCACAGACTCTTGACACAGTTAATCTGACCCATTTAACCATGTTTGAGTTGTGTCCTCTTCAAGTTTTTATCATCTGTTGTTGATGGTGATGAAACGTGCACATGTTTTTCTGGGATCAGATTTATTACAGCTTTGCTATGATGTAAAATGTGATCTCTGCACTAGTGGTGTTAACACTTGAATGTTTCGGACTTTGTTACTTATTGTTGTGTGTTTGGCTCTGCAGCTCCATGTCTGATCGCCTACTGGAGACATGGGTCATGGTTGGATGCCATCAGCTGCCCTCTCTGCAGACAGAAGGTACAGTGTGCACAactgagtaatgacaaacaataaataattggTAGAGAATAAAGCATTAACATGTTGGACAAAATGCACTCTTGCAGGTCAGTGCGCTGTGTCATCTATTCAGTGAGAGTCGATCAGACCACCAGTCAAAAGAAGTTCTGGAAAAAATCACAGACTACAACAGACGCTACTCTGGAGCTCCAAGACGGGTCAGTACtttatcacctttgacctggcAGACATGAACACAGTTTATTATATACAGATATGGCTCTTCTGCTTATTTATACTTCTATTTACaactatttagaatagaatagaatagaatagaatagaatagaatagaatagaatagaatagaatattttttaTCATTGTCAATACTATTGTATAGTGCAATGAAATTTGGTTTTATATTCTGTAATGTGCTCAGGTAAATACTCACATCAGTTATACAGTCAAGAATAAAAAGTATAAGTATAAACCAGTGAAGTAAAAAGGCACACGCAGACAACAAATGTGAGTCCAGTGTCAAATAtgcatacatattttttttcctgatttttatCTATAATTATAATACCTTTAATGTTGACGTATTCACTCCTTGCTCCACTTGACATTTGCAGACTGGTGCTTGCACtcctatgatgatgatgaatttaaATTTAATCTAATATgaacaataaaaacagtaaacaCCTCACTCAAACAGCTCTTTAGTTTTAgttgaagtttgaatatttttttagtttctctagagttttcttttttatttcattaaattGAACAGAAGATTAGACTGTATAGTAGGGAAGTCAAGGATTTGTGCATCAGAAAATGGACTGAGAAACTGGACCACTTCTTATGTAACCTAAGGGTATTATAGTCCCATACAACCACCATTGTTAGACAGTGAAGGTATCTGGTAACACACCGGAGACTAACACACCTTGTTGCCTCACTAAACCCATCCTTTTTGacagaaaacacttaaaacagttCACTTTTCTACATGTTTTTGCTTTGCATTCTTATCTAAGAGTACATAAAATTCAAAAGGTTATATTTCTTGCCTCTCATTCCAAACACTCACGTACTTAAAAGATCACATTGTCTAAACAGCTTTGGAAAATATGTTGCAAGTGCACTTTATATTTGGTACTTTATACCCAATGTTCTCAACTAGTGGGTCAAGGACTCAGTTGTGAAGTGTGTAATCAAAGTGTGCCATAAAAAACTCTAAATAAGGATAAGtataaaatatttaaatagtTATGACTTACTTTGACAGATGTGTGTGAAAGATGTGCAGTAAATCAACTGAAAGGTGACAGGCAGAGGTTTTATtgttgttaaatatgtgtttatgtaaaataCCAAAGGGACAGACACTCAAAAgcaaaactgaaatgtctttcaGAATCACACCAATGTGTGTTTCAGTGAAAACACTATTACGTTAGTTTTACTTATTATGTGCATACACATAGTGGTTATGATGTTAATttattttcatgaacatcaacaGTGTCCAGTTGTGATTGTTCAGTTTACTGTTAGTCATCTGGTCTGGATGCAGTGAGGAACATGTGTAGATTTGTGCTTATCATCTTATTTGTGGAAAAATAAATCCTCTTTTTGTTTGGATTCTCTGAAAAGGGGTTGCAACTTAGTGattggatgtgagagtgaatttAGAAACACGACTTCATACCATCCATTCCCAAAGACTGTCCAAGACCCACAGGCAGGTTTCAGGATATTTAGTTTGGGCTGgcaactaaa comes from the Sphaeramia orbicularis chromosome 4, fSphaOr1.1, whole genome shotgun sequence genome and includes:
- the LOC115418036 gene encoding E3 ubiquitin-protein ligase RNF170; this translates as MHTHHSTQPRLDHLPEETVVQGHVGSSRSLMFAPKLSASPYTSCHKESVKFCPSSVRDWHCPVCLQTASFPVQTNCGHLFCAPCLIAYWRHGSWLDAISCPLCRQKVSALCHLFSESRSDHQSKEVLEKITDYNRRYSGAPRRVTDYICDTPLLLQLLVRGLFTMGGLVWLFFIRVALCCVGTVVSISSPPLDPIASSPSSLETDPSLCGLLGVLDDLVVVILLLICVININQHMVPQRGQSADASTSHAVIVNSL